A single window of Gossypium hirsutum isolate 1008001.06 chromosome A10, Gossypium_hirsutum_v2.1, whole genome shotgun sequence DNA harbors:
- the LOC107925016 gene encoding senescence-specific cysteine protease SAG39 — protein MASYGRVYQDPSEKDKRFQIFKENVEYIESHNADHTGKKYNLGVNEFKDLTNEEFKSMRNGYKMQRSTHVASSKTSSFRYENVPAVPSSMDWRSKGAVTNIKDQGQCGCCWAFSAVAAMEGITKLKTGNLVSLSEQELVDCDINGEDEGCSGGLMDDAFEFIITNKGLTTESIYPYQGVDGTCNKKAAANHAAQITGYEDVPSNSESALLKAVANQPVSVAIDAGGADFQHYKSGVFTGECGTSLDRGVTAVGNGEDDDGTKYWLVKNSWGTSWGEDGYIQMQRDIDAEEGLCGIAMEASYPTA, from the exons ATGGCTAGCTATGGCCGAGTTTACCAAGATCCATCCGAGAAGGATAAACGATTCCAGATATTCAAAGAAAATGTAGAGTACATCGAATCCCACAATGCTGATCATACTGGCAAAAAGTACAACCTTGGTGTTAATGAATTTAAAGATTTGACCAACGAGGAATTTAAGTCAATGAGGAATGGTTATAAAATGCAACGTTCCACCCATGTTGCGTCTTCAAAGACATCTTCTTTTAGGTATGAAAATGTTCCTGCCGTTCCATCTAGCATGGATTGGAGATCTAAAGGAGCTGTTACCAACATCAAGGACCAAGGCCAATGTG GGTGTTGTTGGGCATTCTCAGCTGTTGCAGCCATGGAAGGGATCACCAAACTTAAAACCGGTAACCTTGTCTCACTATCAGAGCAAGAGTTAGTTGATTGTGATATCAATGGGGAAGACGAAGGTTGCAGTGGGGGTCTCATGGATGATGCTTTTGAATTTATCATTACAAACAAAGGACTTACAACTGAATCAATTTACCCCTACCAAGGAGTTGATGGAACATGCAACAAGAAGGCAGCTGCCAACCATGCCGCTCAAATCACTGGTTATGAAGACGTACCTTCAAATAGTGAGTCAGCGTTGCTGAAAGCAGTGGCTAATCAACCAGTTTCGGTTGCCATTGATGCTGGTGGTGCTGACTTCCAGCACTACAAAAGCGGTGTTTTCACCGGCGAATGCGGCACCTCCCTAGACCGTGGGGTTACAGCAGTCGggaatggagaagatgatgatggGACCAAATATTGGTTGGTGAAAAATTCATGGGGCACCAGTTGGGGTGAGGATGGATACATTCAAATGCAAAGAGATATTGATGCTGAGGAAGGACTCTGCGGCATTGCAATGGAAGCCTCTTACCCAACTGCTTGA
- the LOC121208568 gene encoding uncharacterized protein — MPSGSKKRKAAKKNKEQAAKNENSSTNNNPHGNDDSKSQDEGDTYGGDVGSPASQDDHDHHHRFNHREEERERAPSPVESHVTMEKYVDKVTRDAESREKCGLDDVENTHVAIQHVEHDKISSCTSSSDDESRASKKKSREEAYVFGTVMSAEALKVAGDETHGTEISTDKSGLNESEVKLLLSSDGISRVELEGNEGQVFSYSSSPPAEASNVTEKTQDSEPRDHSKKQPLVASTPPTVQTTSFLSCCGLFDVLTGSGR, encoded by the exons ATGCCATCAGGTTCTAAGAAGAGAAAAGCTGCTAAGAAAAATAAGGAACAAGCAgccaaaaatgaaaattcatcAACTAATAACAATCCACATG GAAATGATGACAGCAAAAGCCAAGATGAAGGGGACACTTATGGTGGTGATGTTGGTTCCCCTGCATCTCAGGATGACCATGATCACCACCATCGGTTCAATCACCGTGAAGAAGAAAGGGAAAGAGCGCCATCGCCTGTTGAATCGCATGTAACCATGGAGAAGTATGTGGATAAAGTCACTAGAGATGCAGAAAGCAGAGAGAAATGTGGATTGGATGATGTCGAGAACACGCATGTTGCTATTCAGCATGTTGAGCATGATAAGATTTCTAGCTGCACCAGTAGTTCAGATGACGAATCTCGAGCCTCTAAGAAGAAGTCAAGGGAAGAAGCCTATGTTTTTGGTACCGTCATGTCTGCAGAAGCTCTGAAAGTTGCTGGAGATGAAACTCATGGTACTGAAATTTCCACGGACAAATCCGGGTTGAATGAAAGTGAAGTGAAGTTATTGCTCTCATCAGATGGGATTTCAAGGGTTGAATTGGAAGGAAATGAAGGACAAGTTTTCTCATACTCGAGCTCTCCACCTGCTGAAGCTAGTAACGTTACGGAAAAAACCCAAGATTCCGAGCCCCGTGATCATTCTAAAAAGCAG CCCCTTGTTGCTTCAACTCCACCGACAGTGCAAACAACCTCGTTCTTAAGTTGCTGTGGATTGTTCGATGTTCTTACCGGTTCAGGGAGATAA